A single region of the Mycobacterium avium subsp. avium genome encodes:
- a CDS encoding bifunctional 3-(3-hydroxy-phenyl)propionate/3-hydroxycinnamic acid hydroxylase yields MIAPGPRATDHDTDVLVVGAGPVGLTLANILGLQGIRTVVVEERDTLIDYPRGVGLDDEALRTFQSIGLVERVLPHTVPNQILRFMDAKRRVLAEMAPPDARFGWPKRNGFVQPLVDAELLAGLDRFAHVQVRWGSPMTGCREDADGVNVELGADGGNVGDGGGDGHPARLRARYVVGCDGGRSMTRRVMGVSFDGTTSSTRWLVVDIANDPLGHPNSEVGADPERPYASISIAHGIRRFEFMIHADESDEQAEDPEFLTRMLARMVPHPDRVDVIRRRVYTHHSRIAGEFRRGRLLLAGDAAHLMPVWQGQGYNSGIRDAANLGWKLAAVVSGRAGDKLLDTYDMERRKHARAMIDLSTMVGRVISPTNRRVAGARDLLVRSASIVPTLKRYVLEMRFKPMPRYEHGAVVHANPGRADSPVGTLFIQPRVDTRDQQDVLLDDVLGPWFAVLCWNNNPRKILGETAFANWKALGARFFALRPATQLHWTGHDDPDVVVVGDRRGDLKSWFDIHAESVLFLRPDRCIAGACIAQRAPDLSAALFDALTLTPRGGDPQSGTGSVLYVAQPAPESSGAVAGPA; encoded by the coding sequence ATGATCGCGCCGGGGCCACGGGCAACCGACCACGACACCGACGTCCTGGTGGTGGGTGCGGGTCCGGTCGGCCTGACGCTCGCCAATATCCTTGGCCTGCAAGGCATCCGCACCGTGGTGGTCGAGGAGCGGGACACCCTGATCGACTACCCGCGCGGGGTGGGCCTGGACGACGAGGCGCTGCGCACCTTCCAGTCGATCGGGCTTGTCGAGCGGGTGCTGCCGCACACCGTGCCCAACCAGATCCTGCGGTTCATGGACGCCAAACGCCGGGTGCTCGCCGAAATGGCCCCGCCCGACGCGCGTTTCGGCTGGCCGAAGCGAAACGGATTCGTGCAACCGCTCGTCGACGCCGAACTGCTGGCCGGACTGGACCGGTTCGCGCACGTGCAGGTGCGCTGGGGCAGCCCGATGACGGGCTGCCGGGAAGACGCCGACGGGGTGAACGTCGAACTCGGCGCCGACGGCGGCAATGTCGGCGACGGCGGCGGTGACGGCCACCCCGCCCGGCTGCGCGCCCGCTACGTCGTCGGTTGCGACGGCGGGCGCAGCATGACCCGGCGGGTGATGGGGGTGTCCTTCGACGGCACGACGTCGTCGACGCGGTGGCTGGTGGTCGACATCGCCAACGATCCGCTCGGGCATCCCAACAGTGAGGTCGGCGCCGACCCCGAACGTCCGTACGCCTCGATCTCGATCGCGCACGGAATTCGCCGCTTCGAGTTCATGATTCACGCCGACGAGTCCGACGAACAGGCCGAAGACCCGGAATTCCTGACGCGGATGCTGGCCCGGATGGTGCCGCACCCCGACCGGGTCGACGTGATCCGGCGCCGGGTGTACACCCACCATTCGCGGATCGCCGGCGAGTTCCGCCGAGGCCGGCTGCTGCTGGCCGGCGACGCCGCGCACCTGATGCCGGTCTGGCAGGGACAGGGCTACAACAGCGGGATCCGCGACGCGGCGAACCTGGGCTGGAAGCTCGCCGCCGTGGTGAGCGGGCGGGCCGGCGACAAGCTGCTGGACACCTACGACATGGAGCGCCGCAAGCATGCCCGCGCGATGATCGACCTGTCCACGATGGTGGGCCGGGTCATCTCACCCACCAACCGCCGGGTGGCCGGCGCCCGCGACCTGCTGGTGCGCTCGGCGTCGATCGTGCCGACGCTCAAGCGGTATGTGCTGGAGATGCGGTTCAAGCCCATGCCGCGTTACGAGCACGGCGCCGTCGTGCACGCCAACCCCGGCCGGGCCGACTCCCCGGTGGGCACGCTGTTCATCCAGCCGCGGGTGGACACCCGCGACCAGCAGGACGTGCTGCTCGACGACGTGCTGGGCCCCTGGTTCGCCGTGCTGTGCTGGAACAACAACCCGCGCAAGATCCTCGGCGAGACGGCATTCGCGAACTGGAAAGCCTTGGGCGCCCGCTTCTTTGCGCTGCGCCCGGCCACACAGTTGCACTGGACCGGGCACGACGATCCCGACGTCGTGGTCGTCGGCGACCGGCGCGGTGACCTCAAATCCTGGTTCGACATCCACGCTGAATCGGTGCTGTTCCTGCGTCCCGATCGATGCATCGCCGGCGCCTGCATCGCACAGCGCGCGCCCGACCTGAGCGCGGCGCTGTTCGACGCGCTGACGCTCACGCCGCGAGGAGGTGATCCGCAAAGTGGCACTGGCTCTGTGCTGTATGTCGCACAGCCCGCTCCTGAATCTTCCGGGGCCGTCGCGGGACCTGCTTGA
- a CDS encoding sensor histidine kinase, with the protein MAVAGDAELERVRAVHQMRSYRIGSVLRVGVVGLMVAAMIIGTARSEWPQESVLILLYGIIALGAVALAFASFRRWIRIGRLAGVGRLEPFAFTVVDIMALTIFQLLSTNGIYPLLIMAMLPVLLGLDVSSRRAAVVLIFSMLGFAIAVLQDPVMSSSVRLPEAGFRFLLYGFLCCAAFLVVRIEERHTRSVAGLSALREELLAQTMNASDVSQRRISEFIHDGPLQDILAVRQELVELDAAVPDDERIGRALAGLQLASERLRQATFELHPAVLEQVGLGAAVQQLAEFTAQRSGIEISTDIDYSGRSAIDAVVFGVVRELLSNVVQHSRARTAAIMLGRTDGTCVLHVVDDGVGFNQETVARRLGEGHIGLASHRARVEAAGGELVFLDVPVGTHVCVEVPLRN; encoded by the coding sequence GTGGCGGTAGCTGGGGACGCAGAGCTGGAGCGGGTACGGGCGGTTCACCAAATGCGCTCGTACCGAATCGGCTCGGTGCTGCGGGTCGGCGTGGTGGGCCTGATGGTCGCGGCGATGATCATCGGCACCGCCCGATCCGAGTGGCCGCAGGAAAGCGTGTTGATCCTGCTGTACGGAATCATCGCCCTCGGTGCTGTGGCGCTCGCGTTCGCGTCGTTTCGCCGCTGGATCAGGATCGGCAGATTGGCCGGGGTCGGCCGGCTGGAGCCGTTCGCGTTCACGGTCGTCGACATCATGGCGTTGACCATCTTTCAGCTGCTGTCCACCAACGGGATCTATCCGCTGCTCATCATGGCCATGCTGCCGGTCCTGTTGGGACTCGACGTCTCCTCCCGCCGGGCGGCCGTGGTGCTGATCTTCTCCATGCTCGGGTTCGCGATTGCCGTGCTGCAAGATCCGGTGATGTCGAGCTCGGTGCGTTTGCCGGAGGCGGGTTTTCGGTTCCTGCTCTACGGCTTTCTCTGTTGTGCGGCATTTTTGGTGGTGCGCATCGAGGAGCGCCATACCCGCTCGGTGGCCGGGCTCAGCGCGTTGCGGGAGGAATTGCTCGCCCAGACCATGAACGCGTCGGATGTGTCCCAGCGCAGGATCTCGGAGTTCATTCACGACGGGCCGCTGCAAGACATCCTGGCGGTGCGCCAAGAGCTCGTCGAGCTGGATGCGGCCGTGCCCGATGACGAACGTATCGGCCGGGCGCTGGCCGGTCTGCAGCTGGCCTCGGAGCGGTTGCGGCAGGCGACGTTCGAGCTGCATCCCGCGGTGCTCGAACAGGTCGGGCTGGGTGCTGCCGTGCAGCAGCTGGCCGAATTCACCGCGCAGCGGTCCGGGATCGAAATCTCCACCGACATCGACTATTCGGGGCGCAGCGCCATCGACGCGGTGGTGTTCGGCGTGGTGCGCGAGCTGCTGTCCAACGTCGTGCAGCATTCGCGGGCCCGCACCGCGGCGATCATGCTCGGCCGCACCGACGGGACGTGCGTCCTGCACGTCGTCGACGACGGCGTGGGCTTCAACCAGGAGACGGTGGCGCGCCGCTTGGGCGAGGGGCACATCGGGCTGGCCTCGCATCGCGCCCGGGTGGAGGCCGCCGGGGGAGAGCTGGTATTCCTGGATGTTCCGGTGGGCACACACGTGTGCGTCGAGGTACCGCTGAGAAACTAA
- a CDS encoding IclR family transcriptional regulator, whose translation MTDSGTGSQTLARGLTALQMVADAPAGLTVQQLADQVGVHRTIAYRLLTTLAEFRLVAKGEDGRYRPAAGLAVLGASFDRNVRQLCLPTLRALADELGTTVSLLVAEGDQQVAIAVIVPSHVAYQLSFHEGSRYPLDRGAAGIALLACMPPRPGERELVSRARERGWVTTYGEIEPNTYGLAVGVRRPAPSPPTCINLISHREDVVMRGKDAVMRAAEQLSKLLS comes from the coding sequence GTGACGGATTCTGGGACCGGTTCGCAGACCCTGGCCAGGGGTCTGACCGCGCTGCAGATGGTGGCGGATGCCCCCGCCGGACTCACGGTGCAGCAGCTTGCCGATCAGGTCGGCGTGCATCGCACGATCGCCTACCGGTTGCTGACGACGTTGGCGGAGTTCCGGCTGGTGGCCAAGGGCGAGGACGGCCGCTACCGCCCCGCGGCCGGTCTGGCCGTGCTCGGCGCGTCCTTCGACCGCAACGTGCGGCAGCTGTGCCTGCCGACGCTGCGCGCGCTGGCCGACGAGCTGGGCACCACGGTGTCCCTGCTCGTTGCCGAGGGCGACCAGCAGGTGGCGATCGCGGTGATCGTCCCCAGCCACGTCGCCTACCAGCTGTCCTTTCACGAAGGCAGCCGGTACCCGCTCGACCGCGGCGCCGCCGGCATCGCCCTGCTCGCGTGCATGCCGCCGCGGCCGGGGGAACGTGAGCTGGTGTCGCGGGCACGCGAGCGTGGTTGGGTGACGACGTACGGCGAGATCGAACCGAACACCTACGGCCTGGCCGTCGGTGTGCGCCGCCCGGCGCCGTCTCCACCCACCTGTATCAACCTCATCTCGCACCGCGAAGACGTCGTGATGCGCGGCAAGGATGCGGTCATGCGGGCCGCGGAGCAGTTATCAAAGCTGTTGAGCTGA
- a CDS encoding FAD-binding protein, with the protein MTDFDHVVDVLIVGSGGGGMTAALTAQAAGLDALIVEKSSHFGGSTALSGGGIWVPGAPAQRREGYSPSPEGVVEYLKNITDGLVSEARIRQYVETAPQMLAFLENLSGWFEFVWKPGYADYYPELPGGSELGSTINVPPIDLRKLGPDEHKLLQPLALAPKGIWLGPKELRTFYRIRQSWAGKAVLLKLIARMVRARVFGERMAAIGQSLAARMRLALRDRGVPLWLDSPMVRLLTDPQGAVSGAVVEREGKPQRIGARFGVILASGGFDHDLAWRKELLPEVDQDWSFGNPAAMGDGIRAGQNVGAATDLLDEAWWFPAIQWPDGRMQFMLNERMMPAQFIVNGAGRRFINEAAPYMDFGHAMIEGQRSGVTHIPCWLITDHRSWNRYVIGGHLPLPKIPGAPVPTGRKIPPAWLESGVVKAAMTWDEMAAQIGVPAGELAETARRFNELARKGHDDDFNRGDSVYDNYYGDPTLPNPNLYPLGDPPYYAFRIVLGDLGTSGGLRTDEHARVLRADDTVVPGLYAVGNTSAPVMGRSYAGAGATIGPAMTFGYVAAKHVAAQVANRAANTHRR; encoded by the coding sequence ATGACCGATTTCGACCACGTCGTCGACGTACTCATCGTCGGCTCGGGCGGCGGCGGGATGACGGCCGCGCTCACCGCCCAGGCCGCCGGGCTGGATGCGCTGATCGTCGAAAAGTCCTCCCACTTCGGGGGTTCCACCGCCCTGTCCGGAGGCGGCATCTGGGTGCCCGGCGCGCCCGCGCAGCGGCGGGAGGGCTACTCGCCCTCGCCGGAAGGGGTGGTGGAATACCTCAAAAACATCACCGACGGGCTGGTCAGCGAGGCGCGGATACGGCAATACGTCGAGACCGCGCCGCAGATGCTGGCATTCTTGGAAAACCTCTCCGGATGGTTCGAATTCGTCTGGAAGCCCGGATATGCTGACTACTATCCCGAGCTGCCCGGCGGCTCCGAACTCGGCAGCACCATCAACGTGCCACCCATCGACCTGCGCAAGCTCGGGCCCGACGAGCACAAGCTGCTGCAGCCGCTGGCCCTGGCCCCCAAGGGAATCTGGCTGGGCCCCAAGGAGTTACGCACCTTCTACCGGATCCGGCAGTCCTGGGCGGGCAAAGCCGTGCTGCTCAAGCTGATCGCCCGGATGGTCAGGGCGCGGGTGTTCGGCGAGCGGATGGCCGCGATCGGGCAGTCGCTGGCCGCCCGGATGCGGCTGGCGCTGCGCGACCGCGGTGTCCCGCTGTGGCTGGACTCGCCGATGGTGCGGTTGCTCACCGACCCGCAGGGAGCGGTCAGCGGCGCGGTGGTGGAACGCGAAGGCAAGCCGCAGCGCATCGGCGCACGGTTCGGCGTGATCCTGGCCTCCGGTGGCTTCGACCACGACCTCGCCTGGCGCAAGGAGCTGCTGCCCGAGGTGGACCAGGACTGGAGCTTCGGTAACCCGGCCGCGATGGGGGACGGCATCCGGGCCGGCCAAAACGTGGGCGCCGCAACGGACTTGCTCGACGAGGCGTGGTGGTTCCCGGCCATCCAATGGCCGGACGGGCGCATGCAATTCATGCTCAACGAGCGGATGATGCCGGCGCAATTCATCGTCAACGGCGCCGGCCGACGGTTCATCAACGAGGCGGCCCCGTACATGGACTTCGGCCACGCCATGATCGAGGGCCAGCGGTCCGGTGTCACCCACATCCCGTGCTGGCTGATCACCGACCACAGGTCGTGGAACCGCTACGTCATCGGCGGGCACCTGCCGCTGCCGAAGATCCCCGGGGCGCCGGTGCCTACCGGCCGCAAGATCCCGCCGGCCTGGCTGGAATCGGGTGTCGTCAAGGCCGCGATGACGTGGGACGAGATGGCGGCGCAGATCGGGGTGCCCGCCGGGGAGCTCGCCGAAACCGCGCGACGGTTCAACGAACTCGCCCGCAAGGGCCACGACGACGACTTCAACCGCGGCGACAGCGTCTACGACAACTACTACGGCGACCCGACCCTGCCCAACCCCAACCTGTATCCGCTGGGCGATCCGCCGTATTACGCCTTCCGAATCGTGCTCGGGGACCTCGGAACCTCGGGCGGCCTGCGCACCGACGAACACGCCCGCGTGCTGCGGGCCGACGACACCGTGGTGCCGGGACTCTACGCGGTGGGTAACACCTCCGCGCCGGTGATGGGCCGCAGCTATGCCGGTGCGGGGGCCACCATCGGCCCCGCCATGACCTTCGGCTACGTCGCGGCGAAACACGTTGCGGCCCAAGTCGCCAACCGAGCCGCTAATACTCATAGGAGGTAG
- a CDS encoding FAD-dependent oxidoreductase, which produces MSWDHEVDVVVLGSGGAGLTAALTAAVAGASVQVYEKAPTVGGTTAVSGGIVWIPAHNRCPDGELTAADALKYLRAQSLGSMDDELVETFVRTGPAMLDFIEAHSGLHFEIATGFPDYRPELPGGRPRGGRSLSAVPFDLARLGEWATRITSFPADWSNVGFDAETRARLHTAIDERTGHLCVAGTALIAGLLKGLLDLGVTPRVNARAEELVAEDGEITGVRIASAEGRIGVRARRGVILGTGGFEWDPVLVQAFLRGPMHGAVSPPNNTGDGLRMAMAHGADLANMGEAWWVPIVQIPGDTIDGKPRSRSVRLERTRPRSIIVNAAGRRFVNEACDYNSMAGAFHYLDPRGGYVNDRGWMVFDSVHLQRYGFLGVEPGQPVPDWFCESADLAELAAKTGIDADGLTRTVENWNRYVAAGVDPDFGRGSSAYDGYWGDDGAATQAGKTLGPIDTAPYYAVPVSIGAMGTKGGPRTDRDARVLHVGGEPIPGLFAAGNAMGGVTGRAYGGAGGTLGPAMVFGYRAGHAAATGKSVDLQ; this is translated from the coding sequence ATGTCATGGGACCACGAAGTCGACGTCGTCGTGCTCGGCAGTGGCGGCGCCGGTCTCACCGCCGCGCTGACCGCGGCCGTGGCGGGCGCCTCGGTGCAGGTTTACGAGAAGGCACCGACCGTCGGCGGCACCACCGCCGTGTCCGGCGGCATCGTGTGGATACCGGCCCACAACCGTTGTCCCGACGGGGAATTGACGGCCGCCGACGCGTTGAAGTATCTGCGCGCGCAGTCCCTCGGTTCGATGGACGACGAGTTGGTCGAGACGTTCGTGCGCACCGGCCCGGCGATGCTCGACTTCATCGAGGCGCACAGCGGCCTTCACTTCGAGATCGCGACCGGCTTCCCCGACTACCGGCCCGAGCTGCCGGGAGGTCGCCCCAGGGGTGGCCGATCGCTGAGCGCGGTGCCCTTCGACCTTGCCCGACTGGGCGAATGGGCAACGCGGATAACGTCTTTCCCTGCCGACTGGTCCAACGTCGGGTTCGACGCCGAGACCCGGGCGCGGCTGCACACCGCGATCGACGAACGAACAGGTCACCTGTGCGTGGCCGGCACCGCGCTGATCGCCGGCCTGCTCAAGGGCCTGCTGGACCTCGGGGTGACGCCGCGGGTGAACGCGCGGGCCGAAGAGCTCGTCGCCGAGGACGGGGAGATCACCGGGGTGCGCATCGCCTCGGCCGAGGGCCGCATCGGCGTTCGCGCGCGGCGCGGAGTCATCCTGGGCACGGGCGGTTTCGAGTGGGATCCCGTTCTGGTGCAGGCGTTTCTGCGCGGCCCCATGCATGGCGCGGTCTCGCCACCCAACAACACCGGGGACGGGCTGCGGATGGCGATGGCGCACGGCGCGGATCTGGCCAACATGGGCGAAGCGTGGTGGGTGCCCATCGTCCAGATCCCGGGCGACACCATCGACGGCAAGCCGCGCAGCCGCAGTGTGCGGCTGGAAAGGACGCGGCCGCGCAGCATCATCGTCAACGCGGCGGGCCGCCGCTTCGTCAACGAGGCGTGCGACTACAACTCGATGGCCGGCGCGTTCCACTACCTGGATCCGCGCGGCGGATACGTCAACGACCGCGGGTGGATGGTGTTCGACTCGGTTCACCTGCAGCGCTACGGATTCCTGGGTGTCGAACCGGGACAACCGGTTCCGGACTGGTTCTGCGAGTCGGCAGATCTCGCCGAGCTGGCCGCCAAGACCGGTATCGACGCCGACGGATTGACCCGCACCGTCGAGAACTGGAACCGGTATGTGGCGGCCGGCGTCGACCCCGACTTCGGCCGCGGCTCCAGTGCCTACGACGGCTACTGGGGCGACGACGGCGCGGCCACTCAGGCGGGCAAGACGCTCGGGCCGATCGACACCGCCCCGTATTACGCGGTGCCGGTGAGCATCGGCGCGATGGGCACCAAGGGCGGCCCGCGCACCGATCGCGACGCGCGCGTGCTGCATGTGGGCGGTGAGCCGATCCCGGGCCTCTTCGCCGCGGGCAACGCGATGGGCGGGGTGACCGGACGCGCGTACGGCGGCGCCGGCGGAACACTTGGCCCGGCAATGGTTTTCGGGTACCGCGCCGGCCACGCCGCGGCCACCGGCAAATCGGTCGACTTGCAATAG
- a CDS encoding LLM class flavin-dependent oxidoreductase, translating into MKISLFYEFALPRPWAPDDEHVLLQECLDEVEAADKAGFSTVWLTEHHFLEEYCHSTAPEIFLAAASQRTKNIRLGFGIMHLPPAVNHPARVAERIAILDLLSNGRVEFGTGESSSVGELGGFNIDPADKRAQWEEALEVAIRCMVEEPFSGFHGEHVQMPARNVIPKPLQKPHPPVWVACTRPASVQMAAQKAIGALSFAYTGPGPLTERVNGYYKEFEENGVPVTPAINPNILAIGGDLSMMVAKTDEEALQRLGKGGGFFSFGIMHYYMTGVHTPGRTGVWKRYLEEVEKDPTLAYGPGRGAIGSPATVREFLRGYEESGVDEIILLLNPRSHEGTMESIELMGKEVLPEFIERDAKAVADKATRLAPVIEKVEARRPKSTAPQFDENYSFGGLPTGRGGKFTASEIPEAMAEINEGRVQAAQRAKEQQQQKK; encoded by the coding sequence ATGAAAATCTCGCTGTTCTACGAATTCGCCCTGCCGCGGCCCTGGGCCCCCGACGACGAGCACGTCCTGCTGCAGGAATGCCTGGACGAGGTGGAGGCGGCCGACAAGGCGGGTTTCTCCACCGTCTGGCTGACCGAGCACCACTTCCTCGAGGAGTACTGTCACTCCACGGCGCCGGAGATCTTCCTGGCCGCCGCCAGCCAGCGGACCAAGAACATCCGGCTCGGTTTCGGCATCATGCATCTGCCGCCGGCGGTCAACCACCCCGCCCGGGTCGCCGAACGCATCGCCATCCTGGACCTGCTGTCCAACGGCCGCGTCGAGTTCGGCACCGGTGAATCGTCGTCGGTCGGTGAGCTCGGCGGGTTCAACATCGACCCCGCCGACAAGCGGGCCCAGTGGGAGGAGGCCCTCGAGGTCGCGATCCGCTGCATGGTCGAGGAACCGTTCAGCGGATTCCACGGCGAGCACGTCCAGATGCCGGCGCGCAACGTCATTCCCAAGCCGCTGCAAAAGCCGCACCCACCGGTGTGGGTGGCCTGCACGCGGCCGGCCAGCGTACAGATGGCCGCCCAAAAGGCAATCGGCGCCTTGAGTTTCGCCTACACCGGCCCCGGCCCGCTCACCGAGCGCGTCAACGGCTACTACAAGGAGTTCGAGGAGAACGGCGTGCCCGTCACGCCGGCGATCAACCCGAACATCCTGGCCATCGGCGGTGACCTGTCGATGATGGTGGCAAAGACCGACGAGGAGGCGCTGCAGCGGCTCGGCAAGGGCGGCGGTTTCTTCTCGTTCGGGATCATGCACTACTACATGACCGGCGTGCACACGCCCGGGCGAACCGGTGTGTGGAAGCGGTATCTCGAAGAGGTGGAAAAGGATCCGACGCTGGCCTACGGCCCCGGGCGGGGCGCGATCGGATCGCCGGCCACGGTGCGCGAGTTCCTGCGCGGCTACGAGGAAAGCGGCGTCGACGAGATCATCCTGCTGCTCAACCCGCGCAGCCACGAGGGCACCATGGAATCGATCGAACTGATGGGCAAAGAGGTGCTCCCTGAATTCATCGAGCGGGATGCAAAAGCCGTGGCCGACAAGGCCACCAGGCTGGCGCCGGTGATCGAAAAGGTGGAGGCGCGCCGGCCGAAGTCTACCGCGCCGCAGTTCGACGAGAATTACTCGTTCGGTGGACTGCCCACCGGCCGGGGCGGTAAGTTCACCGCCAGCGAGATCCCCGAGGCCATGGCGGAGATCAACGAAGGCCGGGTCCAGGCCGCGCAGCGGGCGAAGGAACAACAGCAGCAGAAGAAGTAG
- a CDS encoding alpha/beta fold hydrolase, translating to MAEFESIWSDLQGVAFEQGYLDAGGIRTRYLRAGDPGKPVLVLLHGSGGHAEAYVRNLAAHADHFWTWSIDMLGHGYTDKPGHPLEVRHYVEHLMTVLRTIGVERASISGESLGGWVAARAAIDHPDVVDRLVLNTAGGSQADPVVMQRIIALSMAAAENPTWETVQARIKWLMADKSRDYDDLVASRQRVYRQPGFVAAMRDIMALQDPEIRARNILGPAEYGSIIAPTLVLWTSDDPTADVSEGRRIASMIPGARFEVMPGCGHWPQYEDAKTFNRLHLDFLLGR from the coding sequence GTGGCGGAGTTCGAGAGCATATGGAGTGACCTCCAGGGCGTCGCGTTCGAGCAGGGCTACCTCGATGCCGGCGGCATCCGGACCCGCTACCTGCGCGCCGGCGATCCCGGCAAGCCCGTGCTGGTCCTGTTGCACGGGTCCGGCGGTCACGCCGAGGCGTACGTCCGCAACCTGGCCGCGCACGCCGACCATTTCTGGACCTGGTCGATCGACATGCTGGGCCACGGCTACACCGACAAGCCCGGCCATCCGCTGGAGGTCCGCCACTACGTCGAGCACCTGATGACCGTGCTGCGCACCATCGGTGTCGAGCGCGCCAGCATCAGCGGCGAATCCCTGGGCGGCTGGGTGGCCGCCCGCGCGGCCATCGACCATCCCGACGTGGTAGACCGGCTGGTCCTCAACACCGCCGGCGGGTCGCAGGCCGATCCCGTTGTGATGCAACGGATTATCGCGCTGTCGATGGCCGCCGCCGAAAACCCCACCTGGGAGACGGTGCAAGCGCGGATCAAATGGCTGATGGCCGACAAGTCCCGCGACTACGACGACCTGGTCGCCAGCCGCCAGCGCGTCTACCGCCAACCGGGGTTCGTCGCCGCCATGCGCGACATCATGGCGTTGCAGGACCCCGAGATTCGGGCGCGCAACATTCTGGGCCCGGCCGAATACGGCTCGATCATCGCGCCGACGCTGGTGTTGTGGACAAGCGACGACCCGACCGCCGATGTCAGCGAGGGCCGCCGCATCGCGTCGATGATTCCGGGCGCGCGTTTCGAAGTGATGCCCGGCTGCGGTCATTGGCCGCAGTACGAGGACGCCAAGACGTTCAATCGGCTGCATCTCGATTTCCTGCTGGGCCGCTGA
- a CDS encoding 3-carboxyethylcatechol 2,3-dioxygenase yields the protein MSHSPLLNLPGPSRDLLDDIDAAIARARGFVEDYDPQLVVIFSPDHYNGFFYKVMPPFCIGTSASGVGDYGTHAGPLDVPEKLAVDCAQAVLDAGVDIAVSASMDVDHGTVQPLEKLFGTAISRPVIPFFVNAIGVPLGPMHRCRALGAAVGTYLATLDKRVLVMGSGGLSHSPPVPTLATAPEPVLQRIVHGAPMTAEQRQARQAAVIDAARSFAAGDSALQPLNPTWDHRFLEIIDRGSLSELDRWSNSFVTHEGGGSAHEIRTWVAAFAALQAAGPYETTMRYYKPAPELIAGFAIRTARPK from the coding sequence ATGTCGCACAGCCCGCTCCTGAATCTTCCGGGGCCGTCGCGGGACCTGCTTGACGACATCGACGCCGCCATCGCCCGGGCGCGAGGCTTCGTCGAAGACTACGACCCGCAGCTCGTGGTCATCTTTTCACCGGACCACTACAACGGGTTCTTCTACAAGGTGATGCCGCCCTTCTGCATCGGCACCAGCGCCAGCGGCGTCGGCGATTACGGCACCCACGCCGGACCGCTGGACGTCCCGGAGAAGCTGGCGGTCGACTGCGCGCAAGCCGTCCTCGACGCCGGGGTCGACATCGCCGTGTCAGCCAGCATGGACGTCGACCACGGGACCGTCCAGCCGCTGGAAAAGCTGTTCGGCACGGCCATTTCGCGTCCGGTGATACCGTTCTTCGTCAACGCGATCGGGGTGCCGCTGGGGCCGATGCACCGGTGCCGGGCGCTGGGCGCCGCCGTCGGCACCTATCTGGCCACGCTGGACAAGCGGGTGCTGGTGATGGGATCCGGTGGGCTCTCGCACAGTCCGCCGGTACCCACCCTGGCCACCGCACCCGAGCCCGTGCTGCAGCGGATCGTGCACGGCGCGCCGATGACGGCCGAGCAGCGCCAGGCCCGGCAGGCCGCGGTGATCGACGCGGCCAGGAGCTTCGCCGCCGGCGACAGTGCACTGCAGCCGCTCAACCCGACCTGGGATCACCGGTTCCTGGAAATCATCGACCGCGGCTCGCTGAGCGAATTGGACCGCTGGTCGAATTCGTTCGTGACGCACGAGGGCGGCGGCTCCGCGCACGAAATCCGCACCTGGGTGGCCGCATTCGCCGCACTGCAGGCGGCCGGTCCCTACGAGACGACCATGCGCTACTACAAGCCCGCCCCCGAACTGATCGCCGGATTCGCCATCAGAACGGCAAGACCGAAATGA
- a CDS encoding response regulator: MADPATRETVRVVVADDHPLFREGVVRALVSSGAVNVVGEAEDGSAALELIKSHQPDVALLDYRMPGMDGAQVAAAVRADGLATRVLLISAHDESAIVYQALQQGAAGFVLKDSTRSEIVKAVLDCAQGRDVVAPALVGGLAAEIRQRAEPTGPVLSAREREVLHRIARGQSIPAIAGELYVAPSTVKTHVQRLYEKLGVSDRAAAVAEAMRQGLLS; the protein is encoded by the coding sequence ATGGCTGACCCGGCTACCCGCGAGACGGTGCGGGTGGTCGTCGCCGACGACCACCCGCTGTTTCGCGAAGGTGTGGTGCGCGCGCTGGTGTCGAGCGGCGCGGTGAACGTCGTCGGTGAGGCGGAAGACGGTTCTGCGGCACTGGAATTGATCAAGTCGCACCAGCCCGACGTCGCGCTGCTCGACTACCGGATGCCCGGCATGGACGGCGCCCAGGTGGCCGCGGCGGTGCGCGCCGACGGGCTGGCGACCCGGGTGTTGCTGATCTCGGCGCACGACGAATCGGCGATCGTCTACCAGGCGCTGCAGCAGGGTGCGGCCGGGTTCGTGTTGAAGGACTCGACGCGCAGCGAGATCGTCAAGGCCGTGCTCGACTGCGCGCAGGGCCGCGACGTCGTGGCACCCGCGCTCGTCGGCGGTCTTGCCGCCGAGATCCGCCAGCGCGCGGAACCGACGGGGCCGGTGCTGAGCGCGCGCGAGCGCGAGGTGCTCCACCGGATCGCGCGCGGTCAAAGCATCCCCGCGATCGCGGGCGAGCTCTACGTGGCGCCGTCGACGGTCAAGACCCACGTGCAACGCCTCTACGAGAAGCTGGGGGTC